One window of Phycisphaeraceae bacterium genomic DNA carries:
- a CDS encoding serine/threonine protein kinase: MNDDRTVVGPPGESPSRDLEPTLDAPSAGEANPGDAATVILPGAERPGTIIGPYKILQQIGEGGFGSVFMAEQEKPVRRRVALKIIKLGMDTRQVVARFEQERQALAMMDHPNIARVYDAGATEAGRPYFAMELVKGEPIVQYCDKNNFSIEARLELFAQVCNAVQHAHTKGIIHRDIKPTNILVSTQDGRAHAKVIDFGIAKATASKLTEKTLFTEFQQLIGTPEYMSPEQAEGSLDIDTRTDVYSLGAVLYELLTGSTPFSGRDLRSAAFAEIQRMIREVEPPKPSTRLSQSAGTLAGIAAARRTEPKRLGMMVRGELDWIVMRAMEKDRQRRYETASGLGADIRRYLSGDNVVAAPPSTAYRVRKFARRNKGKVAAGGAVGAALVLGLVGTVWQARAAADQRDKARQEATRALAAESETRRRAEDLQRVADLQGQMLAQVDPMAAGMRLTDDVSGRLDAALAKANLSDEDRAARMEAFIGMWSQISATDAALELIDRTILRPAAAALDTQFEDQPEIAATLRHVVAERYHDLGLDGEAVALQERVVEARRRLLGEDNTETVKSIGNLGVYQASLAMHKEAEANYREALERGRRVRGEDDPETLVYLANMGSILVQTGRFDEAEPVLREALERRWRVLGDESPDTITSIRDWGDLLMHQGKFAEAEPFYREMLEKRRRVLGEENPATLSALNDMAILLQNQGRLEDALVYLREAVEKKRRVLGEVHPSTLSTVQSLGAVLDMNGQSGEAEALMRDTLAKQQALLGRDHTSTMTTMGNLSALLVGQGRFAEAEPLCRETLERRTRVMGPDHASTLVANNVMGLVLIRQKRYEECEPYWREAAAIGRRVLGPAHPETLVYVHNLGGLAYEQGKLAEAEERYQEVITLGAPALGMGQPVVLSAHRRLGAIMVEQKRYAGAVDVLSAAEPESRNASTGANQRSLAMLLKDLGTARAGLGEFAASETNLLEAHAIFVNVRGEEHAETIACARALAEMYEAWDKAEPDKGHGAKGEAWREKIPG; encoded by the coding sequence ATGAACGATGACCGCACCGTGGTGGGGCCGCCGGGCGAGAGCCCTTCGCGTGATCTTGAGCCGACGCTCGACGCGCCATCCGCCGGCGAGGCCAATCCGGGCGATGCCGCGACGGTGATCCTGCCGGGGGCGGAGCGTCCGGGGACGATCATCGGTCCGTACAAGATTCTGCAGCAGATCGGCGAGGGCGGGTTCGGCTCGGTCTTCATGGCCGAGCAGGAGAAGCCGGTGCGGCGCAGGGTCGCGCTCAAGATCATCAAGCTGGGCATGGACACGAGGCAGGTGGTCGCGCGCTTCGAGCAGGAGCGCCAGGCCCTGGCGATGATGGACCACCCCAACATCGCGCGGGTCTATGACGCCGGCGCGACCGAGGCCGGGCGCCCCTACTTCGCGATGGAGCTGGTCAAGGGCGAGCCGATCGTCCAGTACTGCGACAAGAACAACTTCAGCATCGAGGCGCGACTCGAGCTGTTCGCGCAGGTGTGCAACGCGGTGCAGCACGCCCACACCAAGGGCATCATCCACCGCGACATCAAGCCGACGAACATCCTGGTCTCCACGCAGGACGGGCGCGCGCACGCGAAGGTGATCGACTTCGGCATCGCCAAGGCGACGGCCAGCAAGCTCACCGAGAAGACGCTCTTCACGGAGTTCCAGCAGCTGATCGGCACGCCGGAGTACATGAGCCCCGAGCAGGCCGAGGGGTCGCTCGACATCGACACGCGGACGGATGTCTACTCGCTCGGCGCGGTCCTCTACGAGCTGCTCACCGGCTCGACGCCCTTCTCGGGGCGCGACCTGCGTTCGGCCGCGTTCGCCGAGATCCAGCGCATGATCCGGGAGGTCGAGCCCCCCAAGCCGAGCACGCGCCTCAGCCAGAGCGCGGGGACGCTCGCCGGCATCGCGGCGGCGCGGCGCACCGAGCCCAAGCGGCTCGGCATGATGGTGCGGGGCGAACTCGACTGGATCGTGATGCGCGCGATGGAGAAGGATCGTCAGCGCAGGTACGAGACCGCCAGCGGCCTCGGCGCGGACATCCGCCGGTATCTCAGCGGGGACAACGTTGTCGCGGCTCCGCCGAGCACGGCGTACAGGGTGCGCAAGTTCGCGCGAAGGAACAAGGGGAAGGTCGCCGCGGGAGGCGCGGTTGGGGCTGCGCTCGTGCTGGGGCTGGTCGGGACGGTGTGGCAGGCGCGTGCCGCTGCGGATCAGCGTGACAAGGCCCGACAGGAGGCGACGCGCGCGCTGGCTGCGGAGTCGGAGACGCGTCGGCGCGCCGAAGACCTGCAACGGGTCGCGGACCTCCAGGGGCAGATGCTGGCGCAGGTTGATCCGATGGCCGCGGGGATGCGCCTGACGGATGATGTCAGCGGGCGGCTCGATGCCGCGCTGGCCAAGGCCAACCTGAGCGATGAGGATCGTGCGGCTCGGATGGAAGCGTTCATCGGGATGTGGAGCCAGATCAGCGCGACCGATGCCGCGCTCGAGCTGATCGATCGGACCATCCTGCGCCCGGCCGCCGCCGCACTCGACACGCAGTTCGAGGACCAGCCGGAGATCGCGGCGACGCTGCGTCACGTGGTCGCCGAGCGGTACCACGACCTTGGTCTGGATGGTGAGGCGGTGGCGTTGCAGGAGCGGGTTGTGGAGGCGAGGCGCCGGCTGCTGGGCGAGGACAACACGGAGACGGTGAAGTCGATCGGGAACCTCGGGGTCTACCAGGCCTCGCTGGCGATGCACAAGGAGGCGGAGGCGAATTATCGCGAGGCGCTCGAGAGAGGCCGGCGCGTGCGAGGCGAGGACGATCCTGAGACCCTGGTGTATCTCGCGAATATGGGCAGCATCCTTGTCCAGACCGGCCGATTCGATGAGGCCGAACCGGTGCTGCGCGAGGCGCTGGAGCGGCGGTGGCGCGTGCTCGGGGATGAGAGCCCGGACACGATCACCTCGATCCGCGACTGGGGCGACCTGCTGATGCACCAGGGGAAGTTCGCCGAGGCGGAGCCGTTCTATCGCGAGATGCTCGAGAAGCGTCGGCGCGTGCTGGGCGAGGAGAACCCTGCGACGCTGAGCGCGCTCAACGACATGGCGATCCTGCTCCAGAACCAGGGGCGGCTGGAGGACGCGCTGGTCTATCTTCGAGAGGCGGTGGAGAAGAAGCGGCGTGTGCTGGGCGAGGTGCATCCATCGACGCTCAGCACAGTGCAGAGTCTGGGCGCGGTGCTGGATATGAACGGGCAGTCGGGCGAGGCCGAGGCCCTCATGCGTGACACGCTGGCCAAGCAGCAGGCGCTCCTGGGGCGCGATCACACGAGCACGATGACGACGATGGGGAACCTGAGCGCGCTGCTTGTGGGGCAGGGGCGGTTCGCCGAGGCGGAGCCCCTGTGCCGCGAGACGCTGGAGCGACGCACGCGGGTCATGGGCCCCGATCACGCCTCGACGCTGGTCGCGAACAACGTGATGGGGCTGGTGCTGATTCGGCAGAAGCGGTACGAGGAGTGTGAGCCGTATTGGCGCGAGGCGGCGGCGATCGGCCGGCGCGTGCTGGGGCCGGCCCACCCGGAGACGCTCGTGTATGTTCACAATCTCGGGGGGCTGGCGTATGAGCAGGGCAAACTCGCCGAGGCGGAGGAGCGTTATCAAGAGGTCATCACGCTGGGGGCTCCCGCGCTCGGGATGGGTCAGCCGGTGGTGCTGTCGGCGCATCGCCGGCTCGGCGCGATCATGGTGGAGCAGAAGCGGTACGCGGGCGCGGTGGACGTGCTCTCTGCTGCTGAGCCCGAGTCGCGGAACGCATCCACCGGCGCGAACCAGCGTTCGCTGGCGATGCTGCTGAAGGATCTC